A genomic segment from Salvelinus alpinus chromosome 8, SLU_Salpinus.1, whole genome shotgun sequence encodes:
- the LOC139582762 gene encoding hydroperoxide isomerase ALOXE3-like, which yields MVEYKVKVTTGDGLFSGSSDYIYVTLIGTEGESERTNLDNYGLDFMTGMTGTYTVTNPSSLGRLLLVKLEKEQYLFLPENELFCSKVVVTTPEGDVILFPCYRWVSRGEVVELRGGKARKIFEDELPLLVDHRKKELERHKKLFQWLVYAEGVTHINNATEVSALPSEVTFSFSKKSEFIYTKAAAIAELKLKCLLNSTEQWKDLEMMKTVFWKNRTPISEYVSEHWKEDDFFGSQFLIGTNPNVIQRCTTLPPNFPVTDEMVQPFLKDGSSLAMEMQEGNIFLCDYKRLEGVPTRVVNGKPLPLTAALCLFYKNPEDKLLPIAIQLEQQPSQQNPIFLPSDSKHDWLLAKIFVRNADFSEYQISYHLLGTHLLAEAFTMATFRSLPIIHPLHKLLIPHFRYTLQINLLARERLLSPDGPLANGAMGQEGLRELMKRAQSEITYSSLCLPENIVARGLESIPNFYYREDGLKLWKIINSFVQGMVEHFYSSDSEVSRDSELQDWINEIFIHGFLGNNKSGIPKRFDKVEEVVKFITMIIFTVSAQHCALNMGQFDYGGWVPNNPLLLRKAPPTMKGRSSMKTILEVLPNISTTVNNMASTWLLSKRYSDTIPLGTYPDQHFDEAVPMQIIKQFQAELSYLSRSIIKRNATLTLPYNYLNPAEMENSVSI from the exons ATGGTTGAATACAAAGTAAAGGTGACTACAGGGGACGGTCTATTCTCTGGCTCATCTGACTACATTTATGTCACACTGATTGGAACAGAGGGGGAAAGTGAGCGCACTAACCTTGACAACTATGGCCTAGATTTCATGACTGGGATG ACAGGGACCTACACTGTGACCAACCCATCGTCTCTGGGGCGCCTCCTCCTGGTCAAGCTGGAGAAAGAGCAGTACCTGTTCCTGCCGGAAAATGAGTTGTTCTGCTCCAAGGTTGTCGTGACGACGCCGGAGGGTGACGTAATCCTTTTCCCTTGTTACAGATGGGTGTCCAGAGGGGAAGTTGTGGAGCTGAGAGGAGGAAAAG CCAGGAAGATTTTTGAGGATGAGCTCCCTCTACTGGTGGACCATCGTAAAAAGGAGCTGGAGCGTCACAAGAAACTGTTCCA GTGGCTTGTGTATGCCGAGGGAGTCACCCACATCAATAACGCCACTGAAGTCTCAGCCCTCCCTTCTGAAGTTACATTTTCTTTCTCCAAAAAGTCAGAGTTTATCTACACCAAAGCTGCAGC TATAGCTGAGCTCAAACTGAAATGCCTGTTGAACTCCACCGAGCAGTGGAAAGACCTGGAGATGATGAAAACAGTTTTCTGGAAAAATAGAACACCCATTTCAG AATATGTGTCTGAGCACTGGAAGGAGGATGACTTTTTCGGGTCCCAGTTTCTGATTGGAACCAACCCCAATGTGATCCAGCGCTGCACAACACTTCCCCCCAACTTCCCTGTCACAGATGAGATGGTACAGCCCTTCCTGAAGGATGGGAGTTCCCTGGCGATGGAGATGCAG GAAGGAAACATATTCCTTTGCGACTACAAGAGGCTTGAGGGTGTGCCAACCCGGGTGGTCAATGGTAAACCATTGCCCCTCACGGCTGCCCTCTGCCTGTTCTACAAGAACCCAGAGGACAAACTGCTGCCTATCGCCATCCAG CTGGAGCAGCAGCCCTCTCAGCAGAACCCTATATTTCTGCCTAGCGACTCGAAGCACGACTGGCTGCTAGCCAAGATCTTTGTGAGGAACGCAGATTTCTCCGAGTACCAGATCAGCTACCATCTACTGGGCACTCATTTACTGGCAGAGGCCTTCACTATGGCAACCTTCCGGAGCCTTCCTATCATACACCCTCTCCACAAG TTGCTGATACCCCACTTCCGTTACACCCTGCAGATCAACCTTCTTGCGCGAGAAAGACTGCTTAGTCCTGATGGACCCTTAGCAAAT GGTGCTATGGGACAGGAGGGGTTGAGGGAACTCATGAAAAGGGCACAATCAGAAATCACCTACAGCTCCCTCTGTCTGCCGGAGAACATTGTTGCACGAGGACTGGAGTCCATCCCCAACTTCTACTACAGGGAGGACGGCCTGAAGCTGTGGAAGATCATCAACAG CTTTGTCCAGGGGATGGTGGAGCACTTCTACTCCTCTGACAGTGAAGTGTCCAGGGACTCTGAGCTTCAGGACTGGATCAACGAGATCTTCATCCATGGGTTCCTTGGAAACAACAAGTCAG GAATCCCTAAGCGATTTGACAAAGTGGAGGAAGTTGTCAAATTCATTACCATGATTATCTTCACTGTGTCAGCTCAACATTGTGCCCTCAATATGGGGCAG TTTGACTACGGTGGTTGGGTACCCAACAACCCCCTGTTACTGCGCAAAGCTCCTCCCACCATGAAGGGGAGATCTAGCATGAAAACCAttttggaagtactgccaaacaTCAGCACTACTGTCAACAACATGGCTTCCACATGGCTGCTCAGCAAGAGATACTCAGACACA ATTCCCCTTGGTACATACCCAGATCAACACTTTGATGAGGCTGTCCCAATGCAGATTATTAAGCAGTTCCAAGCAGAGTTGTCCTACCTCAGTCGATCAATCATTAAGAGGAATGCCACACTTACACTACCCTATAACTACCTGAACCCTGCCGAGATGGAGAATAGTGTATCCATATGA